The following are from one region of the Salvia hispanica cultivar TCC Black 2014 chromosome 1, UniMelb_Shisp_WGS_1.0, whole genome shotgun sequence genome:
- the LOC125193050 gene encoding putative UPF0496 protein 5 → MKPSSPPPPLIIIDLGSNQLAQPISIMAQEFISAFQDLQKEDSNNKKLVDFVRSHYDNSLISLEYCSALRRRLNTANENDSPPPPFSHNFFRDDVSRLVSDHSTIMNTLKPMCDGFNKELDSIDISQKVSAFFFIAAVIICTAVSAIATANANPEWAWAAVAGASTAAPVASILFGALGNWRQSVLCKSESAVRKHKEIITHMIFAADCGIRDLEKIQIVASSLESETKSLSKTVDDGEKMAAVKRSSGELLQKVKNYNSDFKWVKIKVVGIITNP, encoded by the exons ATGAAGCCGTCAAGTCCTCCTCCGCCGCTGATCATCATAGATCTAGGAAGCAACCAACTGGCGCAGCCCATTTCCATCATGGCTCAAGAATTTATTTCGGCGTTTCAGGATCTGCAGAAAGAAGATTCCAATAATAAGAAATTGGTGGATTTTGTCCGCAGCCACTACGACAACAGCCTCATCTCTCTCGAGTACTGCTCAGCGCTACGACGACGTCTCAACACTGCAAACGAGAATgattctcctcctcctcccttCTCTCACAACTTCTTCCGTGATGATGTATCCCGTCTCGTTTCAGACCACTCAACGATTATGAATACGCTGAAACCGATGTGCGACGGCTTCAACAAAGAGCTCGACAGCATCGATATCTCCCAAAAG GTGTCTGCTTTTTTCTTCATCGCAGCGGTCATAATCTGCACGGCCGTGAGTGCGATTGCTACGGCGAATGCCAATCCCGAGTGGGCATGGGCGGCAGTGGCAGGGGCTTCGACAGCTGCCCCAGTGGCCTCCATTCTATTTGGCGCGCTAGGGAATTGGCGCCAATCAGTACTCTGCAAGAGTGAGTCCGCAGTCAGGAAACATAAGGAAATCATAACACATATGATATTTGCCGCCGATTGCGGCATACGAGAtcttgaaaaaattcaaatagtaGCTAGCAGTTTGGAGTCTGAGACCAAATCATTGTCGAAAACTGTCGACGACGGTGAGAAAATGGCGGCCGTCAAAAGGAGCTCTGGAGAATTACTACAGAAAGTTAAAAACTACAATAGTGACTTCAAGTGGGTTAAAATCAAAGTGGTTGGTATTATTACCAATCCCTAG